In Oryza sativa Japonica Group chromosome 1, ASM3414082v1, the genomic stretch CCTTTCTCTATGGGTACCCAAAATGTTTAGACTTGTTCAAGTGTTGCAAGCAATTTCTATGTGTGCGTTCTTGCTTGTAGATGCAAGAGCTGTCCGATTGTATCCTTCTCTTCAAGAGGTACTGTATTTATGTGAATGTTATATCGTTTCTTACACGTATATTCTATATGTCTCCAGAACATATTATCTTGCATGCAGTGGCAATTGCTTTCATTTGATATGATATAATATTAATGCATCCATTCTGGTGATTTGATTATGTTTCACTATTTTCAAGAGTTGACACATTCTTCCGTTGGGTGTTAGAACATTAATTTTATATGAGAGGTGAAATTAACGCACAATTAGTTTAGAAATTAATTGTGTGTCTGATTAACTTGTACAGTAGTTGTGTTGGAATTTTAGAGATATATTATTTCTCCAGCTTTCAGTAGAAGAGTTGGTTTTGTACTTCTTGACATAATGACATTTACGGTGTAATAAGCATGTACGGTGTAAGATGACTGATTCATGATGTGATGGTCTTATATATACACGGTTAGTGGGATGAATCCACTAAGCATGTGTTTTTCATGAATGACGAATTGATGGACAAACCCAATCGGTTTGTCAAACAAACATGTCAAGCCATAGGTATACGTATTCACAGCAAATTTTTAGACATTAAAACACTCGTACATCTAACAATAAATGTTACTCCCTCAGTCTCAAAattcccaaaatatagctacttgAGGAAGTACATTAATTGGTTGTATGGAAagaacatgcatatatatgaattggTTGACTGGTTGTTTTATTATTtccattaaaaaataaacagtacattttAGTCGATACCTAATTTTTAGCCAGAAAGATAAAACTAGCATTAACTTTCCCCTGTTAACACCCAGctaatttcttttctttgcGCTTCATTCAGGAAAATAATTCATTAGGGCAATATCTGCTACATGCTGCACCCAATCAGAAGATGATGCTGTATAAGACATTCATGATGTCAAACTCCATTCTGACAAGAAAAGTTGTACACGACATTAATTCAGCGAAGGTGTCATATGTgagttaaaaattatattattggTGTCAATTTAATTATTGCAGGATCAATTTAATCTTGCAATTGTTACTGTTTTTTTCGCGGGGATTGCAATTGTTATTCAAAGTCGATCttgtcaaaacaaaataaagtaCGCTTTATATTTTTGGTCAGGGGGAAGCAATTGAATGTCTAGCgcatatttatatttctaaacAGTAATAAATAGCTAGATTCCTGGTTTTTGGAGTTGCTGTTGGTTTCATTGATATGTTTAGCAGCGGTATAGTTTGTCTGACTGATTACTGTACTGTACGTGCAGTTTGCCACGCATCAATCTACTGGTCCTAATGAGAATTACTACGGGCTACGTGCGACGATGGATGTGTATGGTCATGAACTAAAACCCGGTCAGCTGAGTGGAGGTGCACTTTGGGTCAGTCATTTCGGTGACGATGGCAAACTATCAAGCTATAATGCAGTTGGCGCTGGTTGGCATGTAAGCAACTATAATATTTAACCTTTTTTATTTAAATGCTGTGTTCAACTGTAGTCAGCCGCTATGAATGAAATTTTAATGATATATATGACTGCTTAGACATGCATCTTCCTTTTTCCCATTTGTGTTTGTGTTTACAGATTGATCCTGAACGCTATGGCGACTCTCGTCCTCACTTTTATACTTCCTGGACGGTATGTGAAAACTGATGACAGGATTAATTGCAGCTAAGTACTAATATGTACTGTTCTGTTAAAttttgtgtgtgtatatatatatatatatattttactttGCGTATATGAAACAGAGAGATGGCTATGCGACCACTGGGTGCTACAATATGGACTGCCCAGGTTTTGAACGAGCAAACGGTGCTGCGGTTGCACCAGGTGCTTCTATTGACCCAGTTTCAGATGACAAAAGCCTACAGAGTATTACAGTTGAAGTGCTGTTGGTAAGAGTTTCATCCTTTTAGCGTAACAAAATTTTATGGTCATTAGTAACGGCGGAAGAGGCCTTATTAGTCAACCTAACTTCTCCCTatgtccaaaaaaaactcaattcttaAGTTgttgtgtccaacgtttgaccgtccgtcttatataaaatttttttatgattagtattttcattattgttagatgataaaacatgaataatactttatacatgacttatcttttaaattttttcataattttttttaaataagacggacggtctaaCGTTAGATACGGAAACCCAAGAATTgaatttttttgggacggagggagtacgtcatAGCCCAAAGCCTATGACGAAAAGTTTATGGTTTCTggaataaaatatttaattcacTAGTGGTGTAGTAGTTCCATTCACTTGGATTCAAATTCCGGTGCCAACGAATATTATACACATACTAGTGGGCTTTCAACATGATTTTGGTAAGATCAGCGATGTGCCACTGGTTTCCATTTTCTGGAGCGTGTGTTAAGTAACCCATATGCGGGGTGTGATGTGGTGTTACATGTGTAGTAATATATGCGCGGTGTATCTGCCGTGtaataagaaaaatatttaactGAAACCCTCGCCAATTGCAGGACAGGGACAAGTGGAGATTGGTGGGTGTACTATGGCTTCAACGGTGTTCCCACGGGGGTGGGCTCTTACCCAAAATCTCTGTTCACTAATATGGCAGAGAAGGCGAATGCTATCGCGTTTGGTGGCTATGTGGTTACTCGACGAGCACTGCCTACTCCACCAATGGGAAGCGGGTCTCACCCACATACTAATAAGAGCCGTGCTGCATCACTGACTAATCTTGGTGTGATCAATCAGGATGGAAACACCAACCCTATCAACGCAGACTTGCCTACTTATATGGGCAATGAGTAATGCTACTCTATTACTCCTGTTGCGCAGGCTGAGTGCTTTTATGGCGGGCCTGGTGGATGCATGCCCtaacttgttttctttttcgaaCTTTGATCTATCCAGAAAGTTATTTTGATCTATATGGATTGCAATAATTCGTGATGTTTTTAGCAATATAATCCTAGCCTTCTATTGGGACATCTTGCAAGCCTTCTTTGTGCTAGTGGACGGATTGGCTTGTCAGTAGTATGAAATGTAGTTTTACATACGGTCAAATCCAGTTTTCGCATGCGGCTTAGTGACCCGCACGTACCAAGGGGTTTGCAAAAATCACTATTTTTACATGCAGGTGCTTAAAGTTACATCatccacatgcaaaaataaaatccggaaaaaaaaaaaccaaaactaaCAAAACCCTAACACTAGAAGCCGCCTCTGCTCTCCTCCTTGTCATCGTTGTCCTCATCCTCGTCCTCATCTTTGTCGTTATCGTGGGGACGTAGGGGTGGCTGGGTCCGCCCCTCCCATCGCCGCTGCCAGTCATCATCATAGCTGTTGCCACGCAGTAGAAGGAACCGGATCCGATGTTACTGCGCCTACCCACCTCCGCTGTGTGGGGTGAGGGCCGCCGCCATCCGATCCGCACAGGCGACAACCACCATCGCCGTCGCTTCCCTCCTCCACCCTCCCGCGCTGCCCAAGCCCTCCACCGTTgtcgggagagaggagagaggagaggagaagtggaggagaagaggaggaagccgTCACCTTTGCccgccgtcgctgctgctgTTGCGCGTCTCCTCCGCCCTCCCCAGCTGGACGCACCCTCTACCGCCTtcaggagggaggagaggggagaggatcGAGGAgtgggggagaagaggaggaagcctTTGCCATCGTTCTTGCCCACTGTTGCCGCTGGGAGGAAGGAAATGGGAGAGGagtggaggagaagaggaggaagccgCAGCCCTTGCCCGCCATCGCTGCTGCCATCATGCGTCTCCTCCGCCCTCCCTAGCTACCTAAACCCTCTATAGCCGTCAGGaaagaaggagaagagagaggaggagtgggggagaagagaaggaagccgtcgccgtcgtccttgcCCACCGTTGCTGctaggagggaggagaggggagaggagtttGAGAGGAgtgggggagagaagagagagagaaccaGGAGAGGAGAGTAGATGGTGGAGAGTGGATAGAGAGGggagaataaaaaaaagtatgggAAGACAAGGGGGATTTTTGTATGCGGGTGAGTTAAAGAGCCTCTTGGTCAAAAATACCGTTATTTTCACGTGCCAATATTTTAAGTGGCCCGCatggaaaaaaatgatttttgcatgTGGTCTCTTAAGAAGCCATATGAGAAAATGAGTTGCAGACGCGAACAGTATATCTTTTCTAATTTGAGTCTGTTGTACGCATGAGCCCGCAACATGCATGGGTGCATGCCATAATAGGAGGTTTAGTTTTCATCGGGTTCTTCTCGCTCTGCGATATGACGTTATGCGATGGCTTGACTACTGCTGGTCATGCAGTCAGTGGAGTCCGATCTTTTCTTGAGGCCATTTCACAGTATGCGTCCGTGTCGTTTGGCCCGAGTGCCCAACACGGAATATTCGCCTCCACATCGATCACTCGTGGAGCCAAACGAAACACGAGGAGCCAAAATTGGACACACTAGACTTCGCCTCTATCGAGGGCGTGCGGCGTGGAGAGAATGATGGGTACTGCATTTGTCataggctctccggaccttcTATTATAATTGggagatgaagtgaataattcaagtcaccaaacaagcataatgaaataTCCAACGCCTtgagagaggaatattggagatATTGTTGGGGCTTTAGCCTGCCAGTTAACTTCAACCtaagatgtgcccgtcaaaccactcgaaggcggcgacaagatgtgttacacatttaggagacttgacaaaaatggctaaagatctacaacatcttaaatattcctaactcatactcatgcgAATCTatttcccaggatgtgcactagattcacactttcatctcaagcatgattatacatagcaaacacaaataagataaaagaaattataaactacatctactttagttacactggccgaccggccaaataaataTTAGAACAACGGAAGCTTGTCTATCCAATCCACAAGCACActgactaggggtttacccccattaagttcaagtcctagaagaagcacacgattacccgcatcactcaaagactaaatctaaaacctgcaagcaaaaggttaattcaacagcaagagtcagcacattattagaaataatgtaGTGGCAAGCACCATGGCAAATCTAACACCCTACTTACAaggcatataatcaaggaaggcataatatggttctttttagcataaagcaagttttatttggATAAAACACTTTCAAATCAGATTtgctttcaaataaatttcagcaagctagtaCTTTAGCATATGGGCATCAAAGTAGGCATTAATCATGTGTAAATATGCACCTCATTGCCATCCATGGCAGTAAggagatcattctcaaatctcatcacaatttgaaggtaaatttcagcatttagaagAGTAATCACAAGTCTATACTCAATACATATCCACACGCCGCTCATGATagcgagcacggctaatcgattagtttttactctgcagagtttgtacactttacctacatgatgcgaaataataatcatgcaagagcATGGCACGCAATATATAAGTACCCGATTTATTACCCGCAACAAAgcttttccaaaattcataaTTTAGCCTTACATCAGCACAATACGTATTCCTCTATCCTAGTCATACTAGAAatatgacctagaaccgttaagtggctggcccacgccttaaacttaacgccgtggtggcggacacaacgggaacccaccaTGTGGCataataccgttgtattggacacgcttagtcacctaaactaccacttcagggtaaataggaagctcctctgaattatacgaactcatacacaccggcctaccggaatgtaaggctaaaccataaataatttactaagcttggctatcccatactagcacatgtagTTGTATTCTATACGAAATGAACTGacattgagtgaagtccttaggtcggtttgggcacactctccccctgtcggtacacaactaatcaccatatgtgcaccagttgaggcccaaacctaaaatccatgttttccaccattttatttatcaaaatcacaagtattaaagttctgtccagattatttaaaaatcaattttcgtgtTTATAATGAGCCCATAATGACAAGGAAGaccattctaagcatggctaagcattataGTAACCTACTGTCACCAAAACTCATATATAAAGTGGTATAGTCATATTGTTCCTAAGGTTAGGACTGAGGGATATGGATATATGTGGAGTTAAGGTGATAATGCAAGTAGTAGGAGTTTGTctaacaagtttaacaaaattttagtttattagtgtacaatcgacatgcaagatttgcaaacattttcaataacctccaaaacataggttcaaagtgatcaaagagagggaggtgggacttgCCTTGAAACTGGAAAATGTCAGCACCTAATTCACTTCTTCACCGATTAAGCAATTATCAGAGGGGGTGGATtcggcaacggcgacggtgaCCGGAGGTGGAGAAGATGGTGGACGATCTCCACACTTGTAGCACCATCCTTCGAGGTTCTTTAGGGGAAATGGAGAGGAGGTTGAGGCGAAGACGCTGGTGCGACAGCTTGGCCCGGCTTGGTCCAGATAAGCGGGAACGACGATGATGTCGCTGCGGCGGTGCACAGAGCGCGCTCTAGAGCGACCATGACATGGCGGCTTTCCCACTGCTGTAGAAGATGAAATGGAATGGtatcaaaaccaaagttgttcGGCATGGTGAGATGAGAATGGAACGAGTATGAGTTAGAGATGGAGAGGGCTCGACGACGGTTGGCGATGTCCCTCTTcttggcggccggcgacgaaagagaggtggagagggagagctggAGCTTCCTCCCTTGGTTGGATCGGCACTGGAATGGTGGGTGAAGAGTGGTGACGCGTATGGAAGAGGAGTAGAGAAGGAGCTCGGCGTTTTGAGGCGTCGACACGTCGTGCACACGCGTCGAACCCAGCCGGCGCCAATCTCTTTCTCTTTCGGCTGTCTCTGGTCAGTTGGAGGAGATGGACAAGGAGTGGACAAGCCCAAgtggctgccaagtgggcccagATCGATGTAAACTAGGTGGGAGTGTGAGGGATGGGTAGAAGATTGGGTGTTGATTGATTTTTGGATGATTTTCAGATTAATTCTCTCCCTCCAACTTTACATCTCAATATTTTAATGTGTGAAGCATATAAATTAGTGTGGGTTTTTCTAAAGGTAGATGAATGTACCtagtttccattttctttggttgcacttaaaaattATAGATAGATTGCTCACAGAAAATAGAGGAATATGGGCTCGATAGAACTTTGTTTGAAGTTTAAGAAGACCTAAACAGAGAggataaattctggaaaaattatatttattcatgataattaACCTAGTATatgaataaattatttcccCTATACACTTCCATGCAGTTAAATGCACATTTTAGTTATGTATGGTTTTAGCTGATTAAGAACTATATTTAGTCTATTATTTGACTAGTTTGACTTGTTTATTTAAGGTATCAAATTTAATTATTAAATTGtaccaaaattacagtgagtTGAGTTGTATATGTTAAGTAGAGCCTACATAAATTttcccatgattttatcttgcacgaattattttagataattagCAAGACTTATCTCTTATATGTGTTTCCCTTTTCCTAAATGCATGtaaatgtttataaaagttttatttggaCTGTTCTTAACCTGAGGTGATGTTGATATCTTAGAATTACAGTTTAACTTACATAGGTCATAAGCTTCTTACCTATTTATGCATAAGTTTACTTTAGTATTAAATTAAGAGGATGCTTACCGAGATGATTAAGATAGAATATACCCTATAtgagttaatttatttgttcactTTCATGTTCATGACATGTCTTCAGATGGAtgtccaaattagttttatggGGCTTAACATTGGCCttgttgatatattttaaggTGTATAATGGTTCCTATGTATTATTTTCCAATAGTTAGCACTAGGCCCTAATGATTTAGTTGTTTGTCTAGATTTGAGTTATTAttcatgagacctattatgaaaTGCAAATCGAAAAATCCAAATGCATAAGGACTCAAGTCAAAACATGTCCTATGAGAATATGCATGTTTACACATAAGTTTACATTTTGTCCTAGGTTAtaaatgaaaaagttttaatttgCCCTCAAATTTTATTCGTGCAAGATTTAAAAATCAACTTCACCTAGgtttaaaaatgaaaatttttggttcACAAAATTGAAGAACTTTAACTAGTTTTGATTGAAATTCCTTAATCCTAGAATTCGGGTATGTTACAGCATTGTGGTGGTCGTCACCTCATCGCTATGTGGCTTCGCGTATTCCCTAGCTACCCCTGCCTCTTCTCGTGCCAACAACTCGCGCAAGGGCGACGGAAGGGAGAACGAGAGGAGCGGTGTCAAGAAAGTGTGCGGTGGGGGAGAAGAGGAGCCTACCGGCAACCTAGGAGCACCACCATCGGGATCTACTGCGTCACCGTCGAGGCAACTCCACCGCACCGCCCTCGCTGGCCACGCGATCACGATCCGCGCCgcccggagctcgccggccacaCCGCCCCCGATCCGCACCGGTCGGAGCTCGCCGACCACGCCGCCTCCTAATCCCGCATCGCTCAAAGCTCGCCAACCACACTGCCCCTTGATTTACGCCGCCTAGAGCTCGCCAGTCATGCTAGATAGAGCTCGGCGGCCACGCCGTCCCTCGAGGAAAGAGGGGAGCGGTGGTCGTGGCCACTCGCATCAGCCCGGCGTGAGTGGAGGGGTAAGGTTGATGGGAGAGGAGCGCCGGCGGTGGGTGGTAGTGCGAGGggtggagggggagaggcgtgCTGGCGGCAGGGTAGCAGAAAGGTGGAGGCCGGAGTGGGATCTGGGAGAGGATAAGGGTgagatgggggagagagaggggagggaggttttatattattttctatatattaGGATGTTCAGTGTAAATTTTGGACCTCCATACAAATTGAGAAAAATATGAGaactgaaacaaaaatattagaCTGAAATATAAAACAAAAGCTACTCCTAGAGCCACTTTGCACACCGAAGGACCAAAATTTTTAGACTCATGGCTCTATCCCACGTGATATTCCGAGACTCCTCAAATGAGAGGGACGCACTGTGAATAGCCCAAAAATAAGAGGAGACGAAAATGACTGAAAAGCTGCAAAAGGATTAAGGAGAAAATAACCCTTTCTACCTAGTGAGCTCCCGAACTTGTCACACCGTGAACAATGCTTTCACCATGTGTTTGATAGTTTGCTTTCCACTTTCTCCTCTGGTGGGGCTATCAATTGATACCAGAGCCGTGTCAGCTTCAGTGGGTGCTCATTCGGTGCCTCGGGCACCATGACGATGTGGTGGCCGTGAGATCGATGGTCGTGCATCACATCGTAAAGATGATTAGAGGGTCGGCGGTCAGGGgtgcgcaaaaaaaaaaagcgaacCAAAAAGACCGAGACCAAGAAGTTTGGTGATCAATTCGGTCCTAGGCAGTGAAAGACCAaattttgttcggtcaattcggttagtaaaatggtaaaaagaaaaaccaacacctatttAGAATATGTcggtgttaacagtgaaatttagTAAGCCTGGAGtaatcatcggcttagagtcagcatcggcttcgaagtcctgagattagctgatgagagttatcaagtcgtcagttgtcggattcttgttatattcggttaaggaaattgatctactaaaggaagcttatccagaagagaccgagttcaaagagaatgcggcatgggaagttatctattaattaggaatagtttgttagtttccttttatctttaggaaagtgtgtttagtgtcctataaggactttatcttttccttttatctttagtttctttcttttccGACAAGGACTATAtctccctatgggtataaatatgtacactcggggtcattgtaatctatcaatctcttgatcaatacaactactctcggcgcatcgccaccccctttcctgaggtttttacttataaaccagcggaatttggcacctgacgcggggctgcatcggttcagttcgatctccggcgaaggggtaataAGTCCTATGTTCCgccggccctggtgaatctattggctacgttggtgttgttcaaggctgcatcgttTCGATcccttggattgctctggtttggttgatatatttgcctacctgatatctcaattctatctctagttgcattgtgtttagagacgcatcggtttagttgggactgtctcggttagaTCCGATCTTCTGCCTTAGCCGACATATCTCTATAATCACAACACCGTTATAAATAGATTtattatatccatcacattagatagatctatcggctcatcgagtattagattatcatatacaatctcgtgttgcatcggttaggttcgacctactagattgttattgataatataagtcttgttaagccgatagatTCATGCTAATGTcttatcggggtgctagccgataagttatccggacgttgcatcggcttgtaaggatttcatatatatatcgactcccttatcgactccccGGCCTCTGGCGAATGCTGAGTAGATGTTGCTGTgtcttcggctcctcataggtgcctcgaaagttaaggacaaagacATCGCGCAATTGCTTCCATGAGAAAATGCTATTAGCTAGTAAATTGAAGtaccaagaacgggcgatgccgtctagagcgagatgtattacctttgccttggtattttcgtcGCCATGAGCGGCTTCGATCGTGGACTCGTAGATGGACAGGAACTCTTTTGGGTCCGTTTCGCCCGAGTATCGCGGAACGGGTGGGAACTTGTACAGGGGTGGGATTGGACGAatcttgattcccccactcagcggCAGCCCCTTTTCGCCCCCCGCCTTGCTCACAGCACCTTGCTGTAGAGGCCCATTTGGATATGGCGTGGCGAAGGACGAAGTCATGGCTTGCGCGTGCGGTTGGGCCACAGTGTTCGGCTGCCCGGCCCCGAACGGTGACGCTTGGtgcgccgccatggatgggtcgaACGAAGGCTGGGTCCATGCCATGGCGACCTGGTTCGGCGCCTGATTTGTTCCGCCATTGCTTGCGACATTTGACCGAGCGGCGGGTTGCGTACTTGGGCAGCGACCGGCCGAACTTGTGGCTGTACATGAGGGGTCGGGTGTACTGTTGCGGTCGAAGGCTGTCCGGCGAAGTACGCTGGCACTTGCATGACTTGTGACGGAAGGGCTTGCATCGGCGCTTGCGGGTAGACCTAGGGTGGGATGTAGCCTGCCAAATACTAGAGAATGAGGGCCGAGGCGACCTTGGCTTGCCGGGCCGCTTCGTATGCCTACTGCTGCTCTTGCATTTGACGAAGCATGTCCTGGAGTCGCGCCATGTTCTGACGCATGGCCCCCATGTTGGCTTCGGCTTGCGCTTCGAGGTTGGAGTTGACTTGTGTGGCGGTGAGCGCGGTCGAAGCTATAGCCTGCTGCGGCGAAGCAGTTTGGGGCGCCACCAGCTGACTTGTtgaaaggatctccgccctggtctggagCGTCcttgccaccgctgccgccttcGCCGCATCGACCGTGTTCGGTGCCTGCCCCGTCGAAGTGGCAGGAGCCGAAGGTGGTGGTTGCGGGGCAGGGGCCGAAGTTGATGGTGCCACACCAGCTTCGACGCCGAGCGCCGGAGGCTCTGCTCACTCTTCGGCTGCCATCtccactcctgcttcactctccTTACGTCTTGCAACCCTCTCCTTTGTGACCTTCTTCGGTGACATTCACTCTCAGTGGTTTCActcggaggtccccacggttggcgccagctgttgtcgaagtGACAACCGCGTACGTCGAAGGATGTGGTTACTCAATAGTTGTTGGAAACGGTGAAGTGTATTATGTTTagaatttttcttgggatccctctttttacatggccctaggggtctatttataaCCCTATTACAGGTACCCCTATTAGGGTATAGGTTTTACAAGGGAATTTacatttacatggttgcccttatgaaagggacatttacatgggtatatAGTGTAATTGAGGTACATGGGCCTCTAATGGGCCGACTGGCGAACGCTGGCCCAGTGGCCCCCGGGCTTGAGCGGCTGAGATGGCTTCTCGGGCCTTCTTGAAGTTGGACTCGTTATGGCGAAGTCACCCTCCTTCGTCATACACTCTTCGCCATATAGTCTTCGCCCAAGATGCCTTCAGCCTTGTGGGATACTAGCGCGATTCTTCGCCGTTCGCCGTCTTTGCTTCATAGTCTTTGCCATGGGGGCTTCGCCCCGACGAACTCGACGTCTTGGGCTTGAACCCCCACTGGTTGCATGGTTTCGGCAGGTCTGGTCGAAGGGTCTCATGACATACCGCCAACAAACCATATTgatcttttttgaaaaaaaaatagcaaatacttaattaatcacgcgctaatggactgctccatTTTCCTTGCCAGAGGGTAACGTTCCCAACCTAATGTAGgtaacgaacgcagcctaaacATAGAGACAAgaacattaacttctttttGCTGAATGGCCATCGCTTGGGTGTAATATTCTGAGTAACAACTACCCGAGTCCCTTTGCTCGAGTACCATGATGATGAGTAGTGTCTTCCCAAGTGGTATACATATCGCATATCTACTCTGTATTAAATAATATGCATAGCTCAAAGCCTAATGCACAATAGATTGGGTGTC encodes the following:
- the LOC4325724 gene encoding uncharacterized protein; amino-acid sequence: MFRLVQVLQAISMCAFLLVDARAVRLYPSLQEENNSLGQYLLHAAPNQKMMLYKTFMMSNSILTRKVVHDINSAKVSYFATHQSTGPNENYYGLRATMDVYGHELKPGQLSGGALWVSHFGDDGKLSSYNAVGAGWHIDPERYGDSRPHFYTSWTRDGYATTGCYNMDCPGFERANGAAVAPGASIDPVSDDKSLQSITVEVLLDRDKWRLVGVLWLQRCSHGGGLLPKISVH